Proteins from one Cicer arietinum cultivar CDC Frontier isolate Library 1 chromosome 3, Cicar.CDCFrontier_v2.0, whole genome shotgun sequence genomic window:
- the LOC101498827 gene encoding CASP-like protein 1E1, with protein MGSNSKLSVDGVENVEMESGKRSVYDVLLRCVGLLLTLTATVMVGVGKQTKVISYADFQFKATAKWEYMSATVFLLVANAIGCSYAAISLVVSTMARSNGNKMKLFMITVLDLIIVALLFSANGAASAVGVIGMKGNSHVQWMKVCNVFDAYCHYMTVSVVFSFIASTVFLLLVVHSLFELHYKSN; from the exons ATGGGAAGCAATTCAAAGTTGAGTGTGGATGGAGTTGAGAATGTGGAGATGGAAAGTGGGAAGAGGAGTGTATATGATGTGTTGTTGAGGTGTGTTGGTCTGTTGCTAACACTAACAGCTACAGTTATGGTTGGTGTTGGAAAACAAACTAAGGTCATTTCCtatgcagattttcagttcaAAGCAACTGCTAAGTGGGAATACATGTCTGCTACGGT GTTTTTGTTGGTTGCAAACGCTATAGGATGTTCATACGCAGCAATATCTCTGGTGGTTTCAACAATGGCAAGAAGCAATGGAAATAAAATGAAACTATTTATGATAACAGTGTTAGACCTTATTATCGTGGCATTGTTGTTCTCAGCCAATGGAGCAGCTTCTGCAGTTGGAGTAATAGGAATGAAGGGAAACTCGCACGTGCAATGGATGAAAGTGTGCAATGTATTTGATGCCTATTGTCATTACATGACTGTTTCAGTCGTCTTCTCTTTCATTGCCTCCACGGTTTTCCTTTTGCTTGTGGTTCACTCTCTTTTCGAACTCCATTACAAATcaaactaa
- the LOC101499146 gene encoding zinc finger protein CONSTANS-LIKE 13 gives MGGSNKNEQESPQKTRPCDYCNNSTALLYCRADSAKLCFSCDREVHSTNQLFSKHTRSLICDSCNDSPATILCSTESSVFCQNCDWENHNISLSSPHERRPLEGFNGCPSVNELLSIVGLHDVEKKSLLLSEESVADGFLSCEIDGFSDDLFVWDAPSFVSFDDLISTSHSYSAMEVPPLPKNRKAACGRHQEEILNQLREMVKSEPLDPEEYMQPKNLSTGFEHDTKDDIIPSNEWLGESGEPVYQVVPVDTSFKAHTKEIPVKHAVPSAEEPHSHSNNGGTPSESLKSETLSTTPRAVPAPYELASQERDSALLRYKQKKKTRRYDKHIRYESRKVRAESRTRVRGRFAKIEH, from the exons ATGGGTGGTTCAAACAAAAATGAACAAGAATCACCACAAAAAACTCGACCCTGTGATTATTGTAACAACTCAACAGCACTTCTGTATTGCAGAGCAGATTCAGCAAAACTCTGTTTCTCATGTGACCGTGAAGTTCACTCAACAAACCAACTTTTCTCCAAACACACACGCTCTTTAATCTGCGATTCATGCAATGATTCACCTGCAACTATACTCTGTTCAACTGAATCCTCTGTTTTCTGTCAGAACTGTGACTGGGAAAATCATAATATTTCACTCTCTTCGCCACATGAAAGAAGACCACTTGAGGGGTTTAATGGGTGCCCTTCTGTTAATGAACTTTTGTCGATTGTTGGGTTGCATGATGTTGAGAAAAAATCGTTGCTTTTGAGTGAGGAAAGTGTTGCAGATGGGTTTTTGAGTTGTGAGATTGATGGGTTTAGTGATGATTTGTTTGTTTGGGATGCTCCTTCTTTTGTTAGTTTTGATGATCTTATTTCTACTTCTCATAGTTATAGTGCTATGGAGGTTCCTCCTTTGCCCAAG AATCGCAAGGCAGCTTGTGGGAGACATCAAGAAGAGATTTTAAATCAGCTTCGCGAGATGGTAAAGTCTGAGCCATTGGATCCTGAAGAGTATATGCAACCGAAAAATTTATCGACAGGTTTTGAACATGATACAAAGGATGATATTATTCCTTCAAATGAG TGGCTCGGAGAAAGTGGTGAGCCTGTGTATCAAGTTGTTCCTGTTGATACGTCATTCAAAGCTCATACCAAAGAAATTCCGGTTAAACACGCTGTACCTTCTGCTGAGGAGCCTCATAGCCATAGTAACAATGGAGGGACACCTTCAGAGTCTCTTAAGTCTGAAACTTTGTCAACTACTCCAAGAGCCGTGCCAGCTCCATATGAGTTAGCGAGTCAAGAAAGGGATTCTGCATTACTACGGTACAagcaaaagaagaaaacaagaaG ATACGACAAGCATATAAGATATGAATCACGTAAAGTTCGGGCAGAGAGCAGGACAAGAGTTAGAGGGCGATTTGCCAAGATAGAACACTGA